The nucleotide sequence TACAGCTGTTGTAGCTGGTGATTTTAACGGTGATCACAAGGATGATATTGCGGTTATATATAATTACGGTAATTCTGAAACAAGAATTCATGTATTCATTTCTACTGGAAGTTCCTTTAGTTATACTGATTGTAACGGTTGGTGGAATGCTACTGGTTATGATGCTGGAAGAATTACAGGAGCTGTAGCTGGTGACTTTAATGGTGATGGTAAATCGGATATTGCTACTATGTACGATTATGGCGGAGGTGAAACTAGAATTCACGTATTCACTTCAACTGGAAGTTCATTTACCTATACTGGTGCAAATGGCTGGTGGAACTCTACTGGTTATGATTCCAACAGAGTTAAAGGAAGAGTTGTAGCTGGTGATTTTAATGGTGACGGTAAAACTGATATTGCTGCTATGTATGATTACGGTGGTAGTGAAAGTCGCATCCATGTATTTCTTTCTACTGGAGATTCCTTTAAGTACACTGGGGCAAATGGTTGGTGGAGCACTACTGGATACGATGCTAACAAAGTTACTGGAAGGCTTGTAGCTGGTGACTTTAATGGTGATGGCAAAGCTGATATTGCTGCTATGTACGATTATGGCAACGCAGAAACTAGAATCCATGTATTAACCTCTAACGGCGACTCTTTTACCTACACTGGAGCAAACGGTTGGTGGAATACCACTGGTTATGATGCTAACAGAGTTACTGGAAGGGTTGTAGCTGGTGACTTTAATGGTGATCACAAAGCTGACATCGCCGCTTTCTATGATTATGGGAGTTCTGCTTCTAGAATTCACGTTTTTACTTCAAACGCTGATTCTCCCGAATCTTCAAAAGGAGCAGAGCTAGTAGCCTATGCTGAAAGCTTCTTAGGCGTACCTTATGTATGGGGTGGTGCAGATCCTAGTGGATTTGACTGTTCCGGTTTAGTTCAATACTGCTACGAACACTTTGGAGTAGATCTTCCACGTACTACCTACGATCAGGTTAACTGTGGTACTACTGTAACAGATGATCTTCAGCCAGGAGATTTATTATTCTTTGGCTCTGCAACAAGTCCAACTCACGTGGCTATTTATGCCGGAAATAGTAAAATGGTTGAAGCACCTCATACAGGCGCAAATGTAAGACTTGTCGATATTAGGTCCTACTTTATAGCAAAGAGAATATTTAACTAAAAAGAAGCTGTCCTATTTCGGACAGCTTTTTATGAAATCTTACTTAATAATGATATATGCACACAATTTCTTAAAAGAAGTGCAATAATATATTTAAAATTCCTAATGTTATATTTTATAATATTATATTAATATTAACATTACTTTATTTTTTTTCAATATATGCTATAATATGTATGAAAGGGAGGTATTATTAATGAAAAAAATTTTTACTAATGTATTATTAGTAGGCTTTTTAGTCTTTATTAGTGCAATTTTATATGGACACAGTGTACAAGCTAGTGATTCTTTTACTTACGCTAGTGCAAACGGTTGGTGGAGTACTCCTAGCGGTTATGATGTCAATAATGTTGGTAGTAGAATGGTAAGTGGAGACTTTAACGGAGATGGCAAGGCCGATGTTGCAACCTTCTATGATTATGGTAATGGTGCTTCTAGAATTCATGTATTTACTTCTACTGGAAGTTCATTTGATTATTCTTCAAACGGTTGGTGGAGTACTCCTAGTGGCTACACTGCAAGTAGAATTGCAGCTGTTGTAGCTGGTGATTTTAACGGTGATGGTAAAGATGATATTGCTGCCATATACGATTATGGTGGTGGTCAAACAAGAATTCATGTATTTATTTCTACCGGAAAATCCTTTAGTTATACCGATTCTAATGGATGGTGGAGCACTCCTAGTGGCTACACTGCAAGTAGAATTACAGGTGCTGTAGCTGGCGATTTTAATGGTGATGGTAAAGATGATATTGCTACTATGTACGATTATGGCAACAGCGAAACAAGAATTCATGTATTTACTTCTACTGGAAGTTCCTTTAATTACAGTGGTCCAAGCGGTTGGTGGAGTTCCACTGGTTATGATTCCAACAGAGTTAAAGGAAGAATTGTAGCTGGTGATTTTAATGGTGATGGTAAAACTGATATTGCTGCTATGTATGATTATGGTAATACAGCTTCTAGGATTCATGTATTCACTTCCACTGGAAGTTCCTTTAACTACAGTGGTCCAAACGGTTGGTGGAGTACTCCTAGCGGTTATGATGCTAATAAGGTTACAGGTAGACTTGTAGCTGGCGATTTCAATGGCGACAAAAAAGCTGATATTGCTGCTATGTACGATTATGGTAATACAGCTTCTAGAATTCATGTATTCACTTCTACTGGGAGCTCTTTTAGCTATACAAATTCTAATGGTTGGTGGGGAGTTTCTAGCGGATACGACGCTAATAGAGTCACAGGTAGAGTTGTAGCTGGTGACTTTAATGGTGATGGTAGCGCTGATATTGCTGCCTTTTACGATTATGGCAACACAGCTTCTAGAATTCATGTATTTACTTCAAACGCTGTTCCTACTCCTAATAAAGGAGCTCAGTTAGTAGCTTATGCAAGAACCTTTATAGGTGTACCTTATGTATGGGGTGGTACAGATCCTAGTGGATTCGATTGTTCAGGCTTAGTTATGTATTGTTATGCACACTTTGGAGTAAATCTCCCACATTATACAGGAGATCAAGTTAAATATGGAACTGTTGTTACAAACCTTCAACCAGGAGATTTATTATTCTTCGGTTCTACATCTGATCCTTATCATGTAGCTATTTATTCAGGTAATGGTTATATGATAGAGGCTCCAAAAACTGGTGAAACTGTTCACGAAACACCTATTAGATCATACTCTATAGCAAAGAGAATATTTAATTAAAAAGAAGCTGTCCTACTCTGGACAGCTTCTTTTTATGCAACTTAATTCTATGTTTTATATTATGGATTTATATATTTTCCTAATTACGTACAGTCCCAACAACATTTTTCATTCCAAATAGTGAACTACACTGATTATCCTCAGTTTTAATTCTTTATTTATTCACAACATTAATTGGACATCCATCAACAAACTGCTTTAAATTATTCACAGCTATGTTCATAAGTCTTTGTCTTGCTTCACTAGTCGCCCATGCAATATGTGGTGTTATTATGCAGTTCTCCGCTTTTAAAAGTGGATTATCTTCTTTTATAGGCTCAAAGGATACAACATCAAGCGCTGCTGCGTAAACCTTATTCTCCTTTAAAGCTTCATATAAATCTCTTTCATTTATAAGTCCACCTCTTGCTGTATTTATTATAATTACTCCATTCTTCATTTTTTTGATACTAGCTTTATTTATCATTTCTTTGTTATCATCTTTTAGCGGACAGTGAAGAGAGATCACATCTGCCTCTTTAAAAAGAGTATCTAAGCTTACAAACTTCATACTTTCATTTTCATATTTCTTGTCTGGATGTGGAGTATACACAAAAACCTTCATTCCTAGAGCTTCTGCCGCTTTCTGCATAGCTTTTCCTATGCTTCCATATCCAACAAGACCTATTGTTTTACCTGAAAGCTCAATTATAGGATATTTTAAATAAGAAAAATCAGCACAATTCTGCCAATCTCCCTTCTTTACTGATGCATTATGTTGCCCAACATGTCCGCATATTTCAAGTATAAGTGCCATGGACATTTGGACTACCGATGAAGTGCTATATTGTGGAATATTGGTTACCACTATTCCTTTTTTCTTTGCAAACTCTAAGTCAACTACATTGTACCCTGTTGCAAGAACACCTATATATTTGAGTTTGGGAAGTTTTTCAATTACCTTACTTGTTATTATAGTTTTATTAGTCAAAATAGCTTCAGCATCTCTAGCCCTTTCAATTGTCTTTTCTTCTTCTTTTCCTGTATAATCTGTTCTATCATATACAGTTAAATCTCCAATTTCTTTAAAAGCTTCCCAGGACATATCTCCAGGGTTTAAAGTATATCCATCTAAAACTACTATCTTCAATTTTCTTCCCTCCATAAAACCTTGTCATTTTTTATTATTTCTTTATTATCTCTACCTGTTGGAATAGTTCTAATAACATTAAATTCTGCAAAGTTATCCGTTATATTTTCAAGAGTATGAATATTATTACCCATCCTAATAACCATACCTTTAGTTATTACTCTTGATTTTTCTAATCCTTCTTCCATCCATTTCAAAACTATTTGTCCCTTGGTAACTATAACTGCTTCATCAATAGTTCTATGTTTATGATACTCTTGAATTGAATGTGGAGGAATTTTATTTAAGTGTATTTCGTACTCATTAAATATAAAATAATCGACTTCAGTTCCATTTTCTTTTTTAACAGATATGGCATCATCTTTCGTATATATTTTTAAATTACACATAAACACTCTCCTTTTTTAATTTTTTATAGACATGATTAGAATTATTCCGTACTTAAATTAAATGTAAAACTTTTACTGTATATGATTTATTAATGTGTTATATCCTTTCAATAGAACAAAACCCTTGATTTTTTTAATACTTTCAAGGGTTTTATAGCACTAATGAAATACTCTAATTTTTATCTTTAAACATCGACATAAGATCTGCAAAGGCATTATTAATTGGTGCTTCTGCTTCCTTTTTCATCTTCTTCATATAATTTGAAACTTCTCTTTTATTAACTTTATTATTATTACCCTTAAACCTTTTTTGGAAAGAAGAATACTTTTCTCTAAAGCTGCAGTTTGGGCACACGTATATTCTGCCCTCTCCTTCTCCTCTAAGTTCAAGTTTTTTATGACATTCAGGACATCTTACATTTGTGAACATAGCTAAATTCTCTCTATGTCCGCACTCTCTATCCTGGCATACAAGCATTCTACCCTTCTTACCATTCACCTGAAGCATATATTTTCCGCACTCTGGACACTTTGTTCCAGTTAAATTATCATATTTAAAAGTGTCCTTACTTCCTTTTACATCATCTACAAGCTTAGAAGCATATCCTTTTATTTCATTAACAAAACTTACTCCATTTAATTTTCCCTTGCTTATAGCATCAAGCTGTCCTTCCCATTTTGCCGTTAAAAGAGGTGACTTTAAATCAGAAGGTACTAAATTAACTAGTTGTTTTCCCTTTGATGTCGGAACTATTTCATTTCCTTTTTTCTCTATATAAAAAGTCTTATAAAGCTTTTCTATTATATCTGCCCTTGTAGCAACAGTTCCAAGCCCACCTGTCTCTCCAAGTGTTTTTGCAGAAATTTTATCCATGCTAACATATCTTTGAGGGTTCTCCATTGCTGACAAAAGTGTTGCTTCTGTAAATCTTGAAGGTGGTTTAGTTTGCCCTTTTTTAATAGAAACTGTACTGAAGGTTATATCTTCTCCTTTATTCATTTCAGGAAGCATTTGATCTTTTAATTCACTCTTCTCTTCAAAATCTTCAGTTTTGTCGTAAACTTCTTTCCAACCTTTGGATTTTACAACCTTTCCTTTTGCTATAAATATCTCTCCGGCTACCTCTGCCTTCACTGTAGTTTGAATATATTCAAAAGGAGGAAGCATTATACTTAAAAATCTTTTAACAACTAAATCATATATTTTAAATTCTTCATTGCTTAAAGCCCCAAGCGCTGGTCTTTCTTCTGTTGGAATTATAGCATAGTGATCCGTTACCTTAGAATCATCCACAAAGCCTTTGTGAACATTTATTTTACTTCTTAATATTTCTGCTGCAAATTTTGAATACTTTCCTATGGAAATAGCTCTCAATCTATCTGGAAGAGTTGCTACAACATCATGAGGAATATATCTTGAATCCGTTCTTGGATAAGTTAAAAGCTTATGATTTTCGTAAAGTCTCTGCATTATTGATAAAGTTTCTTTTGCTGAAAATCCAAAGAATCTATTTGCATCTCTTTGAAGTTCAGTTAA is from Clostridium acetobutylicum ATCC 824 and encodes:
- a CDS encoding D-2-hydroxyacid dehydrogenase, with the translated sequence MKIVVLDGYTLNPGDMSWEAFKEIGDLTVYDRTDYTGKEEEKTIERARDAEAILTNKTIITSKVIEKLPKLKYIGVLATGYNVVDLEFAKKKGIVVTNIPQYSTSSVVQMSMALILEICGHVGQHNASVKKGDWQNCADFSYLKYPIIELSGKTIGLVGYGSIGKAMQKAAEALGMKVFVYTPHPDKKYENESMKFVSLDTLFKEADVISLHCPLKDDNKEMINKASIKKMKNGVIIINTARGGLINERDLYEALKENKVYAAALDVVSFEPIKEDNPLLKAENCIITPHIAWATSEARQRLMNIAVNNLKQFVDGCPINVVNK
- a CDS encoding FG-GAP-like repeat-containing protein, whose protein sequence is MKKIFTNVLLVGFLVFISAILYGHSVQASDSFTYASANGWWSTPSGYDVNNVGSRMVSGDFNGDGKADVATFYDYGNGASRIHVFTSTGSSFDYSSNGWWSTPSGYTASRIAAVVAGDFNGDGKDDIAAIYDYGGGQTRIHVFISTGKSFSYTDSNGWWSTPSGYTASRITGAVAGDFNGDGKDDIATMYDYGNSETRIHVFTSTGSSFNYSGPSGWWSSTGYDSNRVKGRIVAGDFNGDGKTDIAAMYDYGNTASRIHVFTSTGSSFNYSGPNGWWSTPSGYDANKVTGRLVAGDFNGDKKADIAAMYDYGNTASRIHVFTSTGSSFSYTNSNGWWGVSSGYDANRVTGRVVAGDFNGDGSADIAAFYDYGNTASRIHVFTSNAVPTPNKGAQLVAYARTFIGVPYVWGGTDPSGFDCSGLVMYCYAHFGVNLPHYTGDQVKYGTVVTNLQPGDLLFFGSTSDPYHVAIYSGNGYMIEAPKTGETVHETPIRSYSIAKRIFN
- a CDS encoding DNA topoisomerase III, with the protein product MGKILVLAEKPSVARDLAKVLKANINKKTHLEGNKYVVIWALGHLVSLADPESYGEKYKKWSMDTLPMLPKNMKLSVLKNTSKHFYDIKKVMERKDLDELVIATDAGREGELVARWIIEMAKWKKPIKRLWISSQTDRAVRDGFAHLRDGRDYENLYKSAKCRSEADWFVGLNVTRALTCKYNAQLSAGRVQTPTLYMIVSREEEIRKFKPKDYYTIEGKVKSFSMNWHDKSGDFKIFNKERAEKIEALVKGSKGKIVDVSESKKKKYSPALYDLTELQRDANRFFGFSAKETLSIMQRLYENHKLLTYPRTDSRYIPHDVVATLPDRLRAISIGKYSKFAAEILRSKINVHKGFVDDSKVTDHYAIIPTEERPALGALSNEEFKIYDLVVKRFLSIMLPPFEYIQTTVKAEVAGEIFIAKGKVVKSKGWKEVYDKTEDFEEKSELKDQMLPEMNKGEDITFSTVSIKKGQTKPPSRFTEATLLSAMENPQRYVSMDKISAKTLGETGGLGTVATRADIIEKLYKTFYIEKKGNEIVPTSKGKQLVNLVPSDLKSPLLTAKWEGQLDAISKGKLNGVSFVNEIKGYASKLVDDVKGSKDTFKYDNLTGTKCPECGKYMLQVNGKKGRMLVCQDRECGHRENLAMFTNVRCPECHKKLELRGEGEGRIYVCPNCSFREKYSSFQKRFKGNNNKVNKREVSNYMKKMKKEAEAPINNAFADLMSMFKDKN
- a CDS encoding NlpC/P60 family protein encodes the protein MKKLFTNLLLLCSIVFLGALLNGHNVQASDSFTYPSAYGWWSVDNGYDVNNVNSRMVSGDFNGDGKADVATFYDYGNGASRIHVFTSNGSSFDYASAYGWWNTPSGYDPKRITAVVAGDFNGDHKDDIAVIYNYGNSETRIHVFISTGSSFSYTDCNGWWNATGYDAGRITGAVAGDFNGDGKSDIATMYDYGGGETRIHVFTSTGSSFTYTGANGWWNSTGYDSNRVKGRVVAGDFNGDGKTDIAAMYDYGGSESRIHVFLSTGDSFKYTGANGWWSTTGYDANKVTGRLVAGDFNGDGKADIAAMYDYGNAETRIHVLTSNGDSFTYTGANGWWNTTGYDANRVTGRVVAGDFNGDHKADIAAFYDYGSSASRIHVFTSNADSPESSKGAELVAYAESFLGVPYVWGGADPSGFDCSGLVQYCYEHFGVDLPRTTYDQVNCGTTVTDDLQPGDLLFFGSATSPTHVAIYAGNSKMVEAPHTGANVRLVDIRSYFIAKRIFN